A single window of Populus nigra chromosome 17, ddPopNigr1.1, whole genome shotgun sequence DNA harbors:
- the LOC133677367 gene encoding TOM1-like protein 6, with translation MARAMGMGMGLGSSSSATVAVDKATSDLLIGPDWTMNIDICDSVNSNYWQPKDVVKALKKRLQHKSPRVQLLALTLLETMVKNCGDYVHFQIAERNILGEMVKIVKKKTDMHVRDKILALIDSWQEAFGGPGGKHSQYYWAYEELRRAGVQFPQRSSNAAPIFTPPATNPTLRHAQPGYGMPSNSSSRLDETMAAEIEALSLSSLDSMRDVMELLSDMLQAVNPRDREAVKDEVIVDLVNQCRSNQKKLMQMLTTTGDEELLGKGLELNDSMQILLAKHDAISSGSPMPTQVISLSPKSSEGCSSDIKPTEARDASPRSTTNSAIPVANVTTSAVDEEDEEDDFAQLARRHSKTQSGSSQSSGGTNGALVPLDVSMPTASTSSPSNSLALADPSLPVKTMKDQDMIDFLSLALSTTSTSPPTPPTPPFSNQAMPQIPPSSSTQGYPYVSQTYPVNQGPVPYSSYVVPWAQPQTQQHQLQSPSQTQLQTHSYQHLRPPSRPQQQLQPEPEQQSMPQPQQHLQHQSKPQLQPQFQPQLRPEPQQQSTPQPQQHLQHQSKPQLQPQFQPQLRPEPQQQSVPQPQQHLQHQSQPQFQPQLQSQHPRYSSVYPPPPWAATPGYLNNQIHTSTTNNMFSSPRSNSTASYTPMQAARPMQQFNSLPTRVGNGSIINGDSSSASRVPAPPGQKQSFVPSYRLFDDLNVLGNADGRFKMNGSTPPSLSGSSGQSMVGGRK, from the exons ATGGCTCGTGCTATGGGGATGGGGATGGGTTTGGGTTCGTCTTCTTCGGCAACTGTAGCGGTTGATAAAGCAACAAGCGATCTTTTAATCGGTCCTGATTGGACTATGAATATTGATATTTGTGATTCTGTTAATTCTAATTactg gcaACCCAAGGATGTAGTGAAAGCTTTGAAAAAAAGGTTGCAGCACAAGAGCCCTAGAGTCCAACTACTTGCTTTGACg CTTTTGGAGACAATGGTGAAGAACTGTGGTGATTATGTCCATTTTCAAATTGCTGAAAGGAATATATTGGGGGAAATGGTGAAAATCGTAAAGAAGAAG ACAGATATGCATGTGAGAGATAAGATTCTGGCTTTGATTGATTCTTGGCAAGAGGCATTTGGCGGGCCTGGAGGAAAACACTCTCAATATTATTGGGCATACGAGGAATTAAGG CGTGCGGGAGTTCAATTTCCCCAGCGTTCATCAAATGCAGCTCCAATATTTACACCACCTGCGACCAATCCAACATTGAGGCATGCCCAACCTGGTTATGGAATGCCTAGCAATTCTTCTAGTAGACTTGATGAAACAATGGCCGCGGAGATTGAAGCCTTAAG TCTGTCAAGTTTGGATTCCATGCGGGATGTTATGGAGCTCTTGAGTGATATGCTTCAAGCTGTTAACCCTAGAGACCGTGAG GCTGTAAAAGATGAAGTTATAGTGGATCTTGTCAACCAGTGTCGATCCAACCAGAAAAAGTTGATGCAGATGCTAACTACAACTGG GGACGAGGAACTTCTTGGTAAGGGTCTTGAACTAAATGACAGTATGCAAATCTTGCTTGCAAAACATGATGCTATTTCTTCTGGCTCTCCTATGCCAACTCAAGTTATAAGTTTAAGCCCCAAATCAAGTGAAGGATGTTCCTCTGACATCAAGCCAACTGAAGCAAGAGATGCCAGCCCAAGATCTACGACTAATTCTGCCATTCCAGTTGCTAATGTGACAACGAGTGCAGTAGATGAAGAGGATGAAGAGGACGACTTTGCACAGCTTGCACGCAG GCATTCCAAAACACAGTCCGGTTCATCTCAAAGCTCAGGTGGAACAAATGGAGCTCTTGTGCCATTGGATGTCAGCATGCCCACTGCATCAACCTCTTCCCCAAGCAATTCTCTGGCACTTGCTGATCCATCTCTACCAGTTAAAACCATGAAAGATCAGGATATGATTGACTTTTTGAGCCTTGCCTTGTCAACAACATCAACCTCTCCTCCCACCCCTCCCACCCCACCATTCTCCAACCAAGCCATGCCTCAGATACCTCCTTCCTCCAGCACACAAGGTTATCCCTATGTTTCTCAAACTTATCCTGTAAACCAAGGGCCTGTTCCATACAGCAGCTATGTCGTTCCATGGGCCCAGCCTCAAACTCAGCAGCATCAATTACAATCTCCATCTCAAACCCAGTTACAGACTCACTCTTACCAACATTTACGTCCTCCATCACGACCGCAGCAACAGTTGCAACCTGAACCTGAACAGCAATCGATGCCTCAGCCTCAGCAGCATTTGCAGCATCAATCTAAACCACAATTGCAACCTCAGTTCCAGCCACAGTTGCGACCTGAACCCCAGCAGCAATCAACGCCTCAGCCTCAGCAGCATTTGCAGCATCAATCTAAACCACAATTGCAACCTCAGTTCCAGCCACAGTTGCGACCTGAACCCCAGCAGCAATCAGTGCCTCAGCCTCAGCAGCATTTGCAGCATCAGTCCCAACCTCAGTTCCAGCCACAGTTGCAGTCACAACATCCTCGATACTCATCTGTCTACCCACCTCCACCCTGGGCAGCTACACCTGGATATCTCAACAACCAAATTCACACATCTACTACAAATAACATGTTTTCATCCCCCCGATCCAACTCAACTGCATCTTATACTCCCATGCAAGCAGCTAGACCTATGCAGCAATTTAATTCCCTTCCCACAAGAGTAGGCAATGGATCAATTATTAATGGTGATTCAAGTTCTGCTTCTAGGGTACCTGCACCTCCAGGACAAAAGCAGTCCTTTGTTCCCTCTTACAGGTTGTTTGATGATCTGAATGTTCTGGGAAATGCTGATGGAAGGTTTAAAATGAATGGTAGCACACCGCCAAGCTTATCAGGATCTTCTGGCCAAAGTATGGTGGGTGGAAGGAAGTGA
- the LOC133677707 gene encoding protein LURP-one-related 15-like: protein MATGQAPGNPVPAIRTYPPVEHPVVVIGPQYLAQYPVELAVSTKLWTLGENNFEVSDINGTLIFEVKSKILSLHDRRFLKDAAGNTLVNLSQKIMSMHRRWDAFRGESKEEKDLLFTTKKSKLFQFKTELDVFLGNNKGEVPDFKVKGGYSESSCSVLLGDSNTMLAQMHRRHTLASTILETDRFGVTVYPNVDYAFIVALVVILDEINADRSGID, encoded by the exons ATGGCTACTGGGCAAGCACCAGGCAACCCCGTTCCAGCTATAAGAACATACCCGCCGGTGGAGCATCCAGTGGTGGTGATAGGGCCACAGTACCTGGCACAGTACCCTGTTGAACTCGCCGTCTCTACAAAGCTATGGACTCTTGGAGAGAATAATTTTGAGGTGTCTGACATTAATGGCACCCTCATCTTCGAGGTCAAGAGTAAAATATTAAGCCTACATGATCGTCGTTTTCTGAAAGATGCAGCTGGTAACACCCTTGTCAACCTCAGTCAGAAG ATAATGAGCATGCATCGGAGGTGGGACGCTTTTAGAGGAGAAAGCAAGGAGGAGAAAGATTTGCTTTTCACAACCAAGAAATCAAAGCTGTTCCAATTCAAGACTGAATTAGACGTATTCTTGGGTAATAACAAAGGAGAGGTCCCTGATTTCAAGGTCAAAGGAGGCTACAGCGAGAGTTCCTGCTCTGTACTTCTTGGAGATTCCAATACCATGCTTGCACAG ATGCATAGAAGACACACTCTCGCGAGTACTATTTTGGAGACAGATCGTTTTGGAGTGACTGTGTATCCTAATGTTGATTATGCCTTCATAGTAGCTCTTGTGGTGATTCTCGACGAGATCAATGCGGATCGTAGTGGCATAGATTAA
- the LOC133676946 gene encoding protein LURP-one-related 15-like encodes MATGHAPGNPIPAVRTYPPVEHPVVVIGPQYLAQYPVELAVSTKLLTLGENDFKVSDINGTLIFQVKSKVLTLHDRRFLKDAAGNTLVNLRQKIMTMHRRWEAFRGESKEEKDLLFTAKKSKLYQFKTELDIFLGKNKGKVPDFKVKGGYRESSCSVLLGDSNTMLAQMHRKHTLASTILATDSFGVTVYPNVDYAFIMALVVILDEINADRSGED; translated from the exons ATGGCTACTGGGCACGCACCAGGCAACCCCATTCCAGCTGTGAGAACATACCCGCCGGTGGAGCATCCAGTGGTGGTAATAGGGCCACAGTACCTGGCACAGTACCCTGTTGAACTCGCCGTCTCTACAAAGCTATTGACTCTTGGAGAGAATGATTTTAAGGTGTCTGACATTAATGGTACCCTCATCTTCCAGGTTAAGAGTAAAGTATTAACCCTGCATGATCGTCGTTTTCTGAAAGATGCAGCTGGTAACACCCTTGTCAATCTCAGGCAGAAG ATAATGACCATGCATCGAAGGTGGGAGGCTTTTAGAGGAGAAAGCAAGGAGGAGAAAGATTTGCTTTTCACAGCCAAGAAATCAAAGCTGTACCAATTCAAGACTGAGTTGGACATATTCTTGGGTAAGAACAAAGGAAAGGTGCCTGATTTCAAGGTCAAAGGAGGCTACAGAGAGAGTTCCTGCTCTGTACTTCTTGGAGATTCCAATACCATGCTTGCACAG ATGCATAGAAAACACACTCTCGCGAGTACTATTCTGGCTACAGATAGTTTTGGAGTGACTGTGTATCCTAATGTTGATTATGCCTTCATAATGGCCCTTGTGGTGATTCTCGACGAGATCAATGCGGATCGTAGTGGCGAAGATTAA
- the LOC133677498 gene encoding protein LURP-one-related 15-like gives MGTIGSFGGIAYEKYLAQYPVELAVSTKLWTLGENDFKVSDINGTLIFQVKSKLLTLHDRRFLKDAAGNTLVNLRQKIRTMHRRWEAFRGESKEEKDLLFTAKKSKLFQFKTELDVFLANNKGEVPDFKVKGGYGESSCSILLGDSNAMLAQMHRLHSLTTMILDTDSFGVTVYPNVDYAFIVALVVILDEINADRSGED, from the exons ATGGGTACAATTGGAAG TTTTGGTGGCATTGCATATGAAAAG TACCTGGCACAGTACCCTGTTGAACTCGCCGTCTCTACAAAGCTATGGACTCTTGGAGAGAATGATTTTAAGGTGTCTGACATTAATGGCACCCTCATCTTCCAGGTCAAGAGTAAACTCTTAACCCTGCATGATCGTCGTTTTCTGAAAGATGCAGCCGGTAACACCCTTGTCAATCTCAGGCAGAAG ATAAGGACCATGCATCGGAGGTGGGAAGCTTTTAGAGGAGAAAGCAAGGAGGAGAAAGATTTGCTTTTCACAGCCAAGAAATCAAAGCTGTTCCAATTCAAAACTGAGTTAGACGTATTCTTGGCTAACAACAAAGGAGAGGTCCCTGATTTCAAGGTCAAAGGAGGGTACGGCGAGAGTTCCTGCTCTATACTTCTTGGAGATTCCAATGCCATGCTTGCACAA ATGCATAGATTACACTCTCTCACGACAATGATCTTGGATACAGATAGTTTTGGAGTGACTGTTTATCCTAATGTTGATTATGCCTTCATAGTAGCTCTTGTGGTGATTCTCGATGAGATCAATGCGGACCGTAGTGGCGAAGATTAA